The following are encoded together in the Erwinia sp. E602 genome:
- the gmk gene encoding guanylate kinase — MAQGTLYIVSAPSGAGKSSLIQALLKTQPLYDTQVSISHTTRGIRPGENHGEHYFFVNHDEFRSMISEDAFLEHAEVFGNYYGTSRKAIEQVLATGVDVFLDIDWQGAKQIRERMPAARSIFVLPPSTEELDRRLRGRGQDSEEVISKRMAQAVAEMSHYAEYDYLIVNDDFDLALSDLKTIIRAERLRMGRQKARHDALISKLLAD; from the coding sequence TTTATATTGTTTCCGCCCCCAGTGGCGCGGGTAAATCCAGCCTGATTCAGGCACTGTTAAAAACGCAGCCGTTATATGACACCCAGGTGTCAATTTCGCATACGACCCGTGGCATACGGCCGGGTGAGAATCACGGCGAGCACTATTTCTTTGTTAATCACGACGAGTTTCGTTCGATGATTAGCGAAGACGCGTTTCTCGAACATGCTGAAGTCTTTGGCAACTATTACGGCACGTCGCGTAAAGCGATTGAGCAGGTACTGGCCACCGGCGTTGACGTATTCCTGGATATCGACTGGCAGGGTGCGAAACAGATCCGCGAGAGAATGCCCGCTGCCCGCAGCATTTTTGTGCTGCCGCCTTCGACCGAAGAGCTGGACCGTCGCCTGCGTGGCCGCGGCCAGGACAGCGAAGAGGTGATTAGCAAGCGCATGGCGCAAGCCGTGGCCGAGATGAGCCATTATGCGGAGTACGATTATCTGATCGTGAATGATGATTTCGACCTGGCGCTGTCCGATCTGAAAACCATCATTCGCGCCGAGCGTCTGCGTATGGGCCGCCAGAAGGCCCGTCATGATGCTTTAATCAGCAAACTATTGGCAGACTGA
- the rpoZ gene encoding DNA-directed RNA polymerase subunit omega, with protein sequence MARVTVQDAVEKIGNRFDLVLVAARRARQMQVGGKDPLVPEENDKSTVIALREIEEGLITNQILDVRDRQEQQEQEAAELQAVTAIAEGRR encoded by the coding sequence ATGGCACGCGTAACCGTACAGGACGCAGTAGAGAAAATTGGTAACCGTTTTGACCTGGTTCTGGTCGCCGCACGTCGCGCACGTCAGATGCAGGTGGGTGGTAAAGATCCACTGGTTCCGGAAGAAAACGATAAATCCACGGTGATCGCCCTGCGCGAAATCGAAGAAGGCCTGATTACCAATCAGATCCTCGACGTGCGCGATCGTCAGGAGCAGCAGGAGCAGGAAGCCGCCGAACTGCAGGCGGTTACCGCTATCGCCGAAGGCCGTCGTTAA